TGTAGCCGTTGAACATGGACATGCCGACCATCTTGTCGCCATGCATGACCATATCTGCGCTGGACGATGCGTAGTTCGGCTGCGGGAAGTCGATCCATTTGTAAGGCGTGCCCTGATCGAACGCAGAGGCGATGACCTTCAGCACATCTTCGCGGTTCCATTCAAACGTGACCTTCTTGCGGTTCGACGCCGACCCTTTCATCGCTTCCAGTGCGGATTTGCCGATAAAGTCGGGTTTTTTCCAACCGATATAGAAATCATAGCCCAACTCGAACGGGTTGACGTAGTAATCTTCGATATTGTCGGAAACGAAGCTGCCGCCGATTGCGCCAGACGCTTCATAGCTGTCAGCGCCCAGCCAGTCGCGGTAGTCGGCCAACATGCCGTCGCCTGTGTAGATGCCGGGCAGGGGCGATGGAATCCAGCCTGATTCCAGTGTGTTGGTGGAATAGGCGCGGCTGCCGCATTGCACCAGATTCACACCTGCATCGCGTGCAGCTTGCAGGATGGTCGAGTGGATGTAATCCTTGTCCTTATACGGACCCCAGATTTCCAGACCCGGCGCGCCGGACATGCCGTGACGCAGCGCCTGCACCTTTTTCGACCCGACATTGATCCAGTCAACATGGAAGAACTTGATGTCCTGAACCGGGCCGCCATTCATCTTTTCAAAGATTTTCGGCGCGTCCGGCCCTTGGATCTGAAAGCGGTAATGTTCACGCAGGACACGCTCGCCTTCGGGGCGCGACGGGCTGCGCGGGTCATAGCGCAGGCGCACGTTCCAGTTGCCATGCGCGGCGCAGAACATCAGCCAGTTCGATGTCGGCGCGCGGCCGACAAGGATGTATTTGTCTTCACGTTCGCGGAAAATGATGTGGTCACCAATGACATGGCCATTGGGGGTGACAGGAACGTAGTGCTTGGCACGGTTCAGGTCGAAATTGGCGAAGTTGTTGATGCCGTGATGGGACAGGAATTCGGTTGCCTGTGGCCCCTCGACGATCAGTTCGTCCATGTGGTGGCTTTGGTCAAACAGCACGGCTGACTTGCGCCATGCTTCCTGTTCTACCCGCCAGTTGGAAAATTCGGGCGCGACGACGGGGTAGACATACATCCCGACTTTCGAATCGCGCAGCATTTGCACCGGATTGCCGGCGGCTGCCATTTTGGTGGCAAGACTTTGAGTCATCTGAAACCCTCCCAGAAACATGATGTATACATGAAACTAAAAGAAATGGCTGAATATGCAAGCAGAAACCGCCGGATCAGGCCAGTTTTTATGCGTAGATGTATACAGCAGTCGGTTCTAACTGGACAAAAGCGCCAGACTGGCGACGCCCTCGCGCAAGGCCGCTTCGTGCGAAAGCAGGTATTCCACGTTTCGGCGCGCCGCGCGCGCATGTTCGCGGGCCAGTGATTCGGCGCGCCCGCTTTCGCGATTTTCAATCGCATCAATGATGGCGCGGTGTTGATCTTGGGCAGACCCAAGCGTCTTTTGCAATGTGTCGATCCGCGTGTGATCATCCAGAAACGCCGAGGGAGAGGCGAAGGGCAGTGCCGTTACCCGCGCAATTTCGCGTTGCAGAATGTCACTTCCGCT
Above is a window of Roseinatronobacter sp. S2 DNA encoding:
- a CDS encoding aminomethyltransferase family protein yields the protein MTQSLATKMAAAGNPVQMLRDSKVGMYVYPVVAPEFSNWRVEQEAWRKSAVLFDQSHHMDELIVEGPQATEFLSHHGINNFANFDLNRAKHYVPVTPNGHVIGDHIIFREREDKYILVGRAPTSNWLMFCAAHGNWNVRLRYDPRSPSRPEGERVLREHYRFQIQGPDAPKIFEKMNGGPVQDIKFFHVDWINVGSKKVQALRHGMSGAPGLEIWGPYKDKDYIHSTILQAARDAGVNLVQCGSRAYSTNTLESGWIPSPLPGIYTGDGMLADYRDWLGADSYEASGAIGGSFVSDNIEDYYVNPFELGYDFYIGWKKPDFIGKSALEAMKGSASNRKKVTFEWNREDVLKVIASAFDQGTPYKWIDFPQPNYASSSADMVMHGDKMVGMSMFNGYSFNERCVLSLGVVDQSVQVGDVLTMKWGEPEPTGKTSTEEHKQTEIRVRVSPTPYASEARENYADSWRSKSS